In Serratia sp. FDAARGOS_506, a genomic segment contains:
- a CDS encoding YhcH/YjgK/YiaL family protein, with protein MIIDALTTAVNNSFYPAAIRKMLASIIECEPSNLPVGHYQVQGKQMFFNVVEGETKLLADQKPEFHRQYLDIHLVLEGKEVIGAGVLGLPLPLSEPFNEAHDLGFSPAIPGETLIHLQPGELAVIFPGELHRPMSTCTAPAALRKIVAKIDAALLT; from the coding sequence ATGATTATTGATGCCTTAACCACTGCCGTAAATAATAGTTTCTATCCGGCGGCTATCCGCAAAATGCTGGCCAGCATTATTGAGTGTGAGCCGTCTAATTTACCTGTCGGCCACTATCAGGTACAGGGTAAACAGATGTTCTTTAACGTCGTTGAAGGGGAAACCAAACTATTGGCCGACCAGAAGCCGGAGTTTCATCGCCAGTATCTGGATATCCATCTTGTTCTGGAAGGGAAAGAAGTGATTGGTGCCGGGGTCTTGGGGCTACCTCTGCCCCTGAGTGAGCCGTTTAACGAGGCGCACGATCTTGGGTTTAGCCCGGCGATCCCCGGTGAGACGCTTATCCATCTGCAACCCGGTGAATTGGCCGTTATCTTCCCGGGGGAGCTGCACCGCCCGATGAGTACCTGCACAGCACCGGCAGCTCTACGTAAAATTGTGGCGAAAATCGACGCTGCCCTGCTGACGTAG
- a CDS encoding 2-hydroxyacid dehydrogenase, which translates to MHTDTHPTILLIAPVMDALQAALDASYRVFRLYEQSDIPAFLVRHGADVQAVVTRGDVGVTRQTLEQLPQVGMIAVFGVGTDAIDLDYTRERHISVGITAGVLTDDVADLAMGLMLSASRRLCQGDRFVREGRWETTPPPLANKVSGKRIGIFGMGNIGQAIARRAKGFDMAILYTDRQRKDDLDYQWCADLHTLAAKSDFLVIAASGSAENRGIIDASVFNAMPNSAWLINIARGSLVDEAALIKALQNHVIAGAALDVFENEPHVPTAFFALENVLLQPHVASATVETRQGMSQSVLDNLAGYFSHQDIPGLIK; encoded by the coding sequence ATGCATACTGATACTCACCCCACCATTTTACTTATCGCGCCGGTGATGGATGCTTTGCAGGCCGCGCTGGATGCCAGTTACCGGGTATTCCGTCTCTATGAACAATCAGATATTCCAGCCTTCCTGGTTCGCCATGGCGCAGACGTTCAGGCGGTGGTCACCCGTGGCGACGTGGGGGTAACCCGGCAGACGCTGGAGCAGTTGCCGCAGGTGGGCATGATTGCTGTCTTTGGCGTGGGGACCGACGCTATCGACCTCGACTACACCCGGGAGCGCCATATCAGCGTCGGGATCACCGCCGGTGTGCTGACCGATGATGTGGCCGATCTGGCGATGGGGTTGATGCTGTCCGCCAGCCGCCGTCTATGCCAAGGGGACCGTTTTGTACGCGAAGGCCGCTGGGAAACGACGCCGCCGCCGCTGGCGAACAAAGTGAGCGGTAAACGCATCGGTATTTTTGGCATGGGGAATATTGGCCAAGCCATCGCCCGGCGGGCGAAAGGCTTCGATATGGCCATCCTGTATACTGACCGCCAGCGCAAAGACGACCTGGATTACCAGTGGTGCGCCGATCTGCACACGCTCGCCGCGAAGAGTGATTTCCTGGTGATCGCGGCATCTGGCAGTGCGGAAAACCGCGGGATTATTGATGCCAGCGTATTTAACGCCATGCCCAATAGTGCCTGGCTTATCAATATCGCCCGCGGCAGCCTGGTCGATGAGGCGGCGCTGATAAAGGCGTTACAAAATCATGTTATCGCCGGGGCCGCTCTGGATGTATTTGAAAACGAGCCCCATGTCCCGACAGCGTTCTTTGCTCTCGAGAACGTTCTGCTTCAGCCCCACGTGGCCAGTGCTACCGTAGAAACTCGTCAGGGAATGAGCCAATCCGTTTTGGATAATCTGGCAGGTTATTTTTCCCATCAGGATATTCCTGGATTAATTAAATAA
- a CDS encoding MFS transporter: protein MTDKIPGTRWLRVIAPILVTCIISFMDRVNISFALPGGMEQDLGITSQMAGVASGIFFIGYLFLQIPGGRLAVYGSGKRFIAWSLVAWAVVSIATGFVTHEYQLLVLRFILGISEGGMLPVVLTMVSNWFPEKELGRANAFVMMFAPLGGMLTAPVSGAIIATLDWRWLFIIEGLLSVVVLTIWWLVISDRPEEARWLPAKERDYLLTELARERKAREGMVPAAKAPLKAVFRNKGLMRLVVLNFFYQTGDYGYTLWLPTILKNLTGGSMANVGVLAILPFVATLAGIYVISMFSDRSGKRRLWVRISLYCFAAALIASVILHEHVVAAYIALVVCGFFLKAATSPFWSIPGRIATAEVAGSARGVINGLGNLGGFCGPYLVGVMIYVYGQSVAVCALAASLLLAGSITFLLPKECDRSCEETDSLLPSGAKQKWS from the coding sequence ATGACCGATAAAATACCAGGAACTCGCTGGCTGCGGGTTATCGCGCCGATCCTTGTCACCTGCATTATTTCATTTATGGATCGCGTTAATATCAGCTTTGCTCTGCCGGGCGGCATGGAACAGGATTTAGGCATTACCAGCCAGATGGCTGGCGTGGCCAGCGGTATCTTTTTTATTGGTTATTTATTTCTGCAAATCCCTGGTGGACGACTTGCGGTTTACGGAAGCGGGAAACGTTTTATCGCCTGGTCCCTCGTGGCCTGGGCGGTTGTCTCTATCGCCACCGGGTTCGTCACCCATGAATATCAGCTGCTCGTGCTGCGTTTTATTCTCGGGATCTCCGAAGGGGGAATGTTGCCCGTCGTGCTGACCATGGTAAGCAATTGGTTCCCGGAAAAAGAACTGGGCCGCGCCAATGCCTTTGTCATGATGTTTGCCCCACTAGGAGGGATGCTGACAGCCCCGGTTTCCGGCGCGATTATTGCCACTCTCGACTGGCGCTGGCTGTTCATTATCGAAGGCTTGTTGTCGGTCGTAGTGCTGACCATTTGGTGGCTGGTGATCAGTGACCGTCCGGAAGAGGCGCGTTGGCTGCCGGCGAAAGAACGCGACTATTTATTGACCGAGCTGGCACGGGAACGCAAAGCGCGAGAAGGAATGGTGCCGGCAGCCAAGGCGCCGTTAAAAGCGGTGTTCCGCAACAAGGGATTGATGCGCCTGGTCGTGCTGAATTTCTTTTACCAGACCGGGGACTATGGGTATACGTTGTGGCTGCCCACCATCTTGAAAAACCTGACAGGCGGCAGTATGGCTAATGTTGGGGTATTGGCGATCCTGCCGTTTGTCGCCACTCTGGCGGGTATTTATGTGATTTCGATGTTCAGCGATCGCAGCGGTAAACGCCGTTTGTGGGTCAGGATCTCCCTGTACTGTTTTGCGGCGGCGCTGATAGCCTCAGTGATCCTGCATGAGCACGTAGTGGCCGCCTATATCGCGCTGGTGGTGTGCGGCTTCTTCCTTAAAGCGGCGACCAGCCCCTTCTGGTCAATTCCCGGACGCATTGCGACGGCAGAAGTGGCGGGCAGCGCACGCGGGGTGATCAATGGGCTGGGCAACCTCGGTGGGTTCTGTGGCCCCTATTTGGTAGGCGTCATGATTTATGTGTACGGACAAAGCGTCGCGGTTTGCGCGCTGGCAGCATCGCTGTTGCTGGCAGGAAGTATCACCTTCCTGCTGCCGAAAGAATGCGATCGCTCCTGCGAAGAAACAGACAGCCTCCTCCCATCCGGGGCCAAACAGAAATGGAGTTAA
- the lysS gene encoding lysine--tRNA ligase — MSEQQVQGADQALDLNNELQSRREKLAGLRENGIAFPNDFRRDSISDKLHAEYGDKDNEELEALGVEVTVAGRMMTRRIMGKASFVTLQDVGGRIQLYVARDDLAEGVYNDQFKKWDLGDILGARGKLFKTKTGELSIHCTELRLLTKALRPLPDKFHGLADQETRYRQRYLDLIANEESRNTFKVRSQVMSAIRNFMVERGFMEVETPMMQVIPGGASARPFITHHNALDIDMYLRIAPELYLKRLVVGGFERVFEINRNFRNEGVSPRHNPEFTMMELYMAYADYKDLIELTETLFRTLTEKVLGTSQVQYGDEVFDFGKPFEKLTMTEAIKKYRPETDLADLADMGKAVAIAESIGIKVEKSWGLGRVVTEIFEEVAESHLIQPTFITEYPAEVSPLARRNDVNPEITDRFEFFIGGREIGNGFSELNDAEDQAQRFADQVNAKDAGDDEAMFYDEDYVTALEHGLPPTAGLGIGIDRMVMLFTNSHTIRDVILFPAMRPQK; from the coding sequence ATGTCTGAACAACAAGTACAGGGCGCCGATCAGGCGCTGGATCTCAATAACGAACTGCAGTCCCGCCGCGAGAAACTGGCCGGCCTGCGCGAGAACGGCATTGCGTTCCCGAACGACTTCCGTCGCGACTCCATCTCCGACAAACTGCACGCCGAGTACGGCGATAAAGACAACGAAGAGCTGGAAGCGCTGGGCGTAGAAGTGACCGTCGCCGGCCGCATGATGACCCGCCGTATTATGGGCAAGGCATCCTTCGTCACGCTGCAAGACGTGGGCGGCCGCATTCAGCTGTACGTCGCGCGCGACGATCTGGCTGAAGGCGTGTACAACGACCAGTTCAAGAAGTGGGACCTGGGCGATATCCTCGGCGCACGCGGCAAGCTGTTCAAAACCAAGACCGGCGAACTGTCGATCCACTGCACCGAGCTGCGTCTGCTGACCAAAGCGCTGCGTCCGCTGCCGGACAAATTCCACGGCCTGGCGGATCAGGAAACCCGTTACCGCCAGCGTTACCTGGATCTGATCGCCAACGAAGAATCGCGCAATACCTTCAAGGTGCGTTCTCAGGTGATGTCGGCTATCCGCAACTTCATGGTGGAACGCGGCTTCATGGAAGTCGAAACCCCGATGATGCAGGTGATCCCGGGCGGCGCGTCCGCGCGTCCGTTCATCACGCACCACAATGCGCTGGATATCGACATGTACCTGCGCATCGCGCCGGAACTGTATCTGAAGCGTCTGGTGGTCGGCGGCTTTGAGCGCGTGTTCGAAATCAACCGTAACTTCCGCAACGAAGGCGTTTCTCCGCGTCACAACCCAGAGTTCACCATGATGGAACTCTACATGGCTTACGCGGATTACAAAGACCTGATCGAGCTGACCGAGACGCTGTTCCGCACCCTGACCGAGAAAGTGCTGGGCACCTCCCAGGTGCAGTACGGTGACGAAGTGTTCGACTTCGGCAAGCCGTTCGAGAAGCTGACCATGACCGAGGCGATCAAGAAATACCGCCCGGAAACCGATCTGGCTGACCTGGCCGACATGGGCAAAGCGGTGGCCATCGCCGAATCCATCGGCATCAAGGTTGAGAAGAGCTGGGGTTTGGGCCGCGTTGTGACCGAGATCTTTGAAGAAGTGGCGGAAAGCCATCTGATTCAGCCGACCTTCATCACCGAGTACCCGGCTGAAGTGTCGCCGCTGGCGCGCCGCAACGACGTTAACCCGGAAATCACCGACCGCTTCGAGTTCTTCATCGGCGGCCGCGAAATCGGCAACGGCTTCTCCGAGCTGAACGACGCCGAAGATCAGGCACAGCGCTTTGCCGATCAGGTGAACGCCAAAGACGCCGGCGACGACGAAGCGATGTTCTACGACGAAGACTACGTCACCGCGCTGGAGCACGGCCTGCCGCCGACCGCCGGTCTGGGCATCGGCATCGACCGTATGGTAATGCTGTTTACCAACAGCCACACCATCCGCGACGTGATTCTGTTCCCGGCGATGCGCCCACAGAAATAA
- the prfB gene encoding peptide chain release factor 2 (programmed frameshift), whose protein sequence is MFEINPVKNRIQDLSERTAVLRGYLDYDAKKERLEEVNAELEQPDVWNEPERAQALGKERAALEAIVETIDQLEQGGEDVGGLLELAVEADDEETFNEAVAELDQLMSKLDQLEFRRMFSGEYDSADCYLDIQAGSGGTEAQDWASMLLRMYLRWAEAKGFKTEVIEESDGDVAGLKSATIKIIGDYAFGWLRTETGVHRLVRKSPFDSGGRRHTSFSSVFIYPEVDDDIDIEINPADLRIDVYRASGAGGQHVNKTESAVRITHLPTNIVVQCQNDRSQHKNKDQAFKQLRAKLYEFEMQKKNADKQTMEDNKSDIGWGSQIRSYVLDDSRIKDLRTNVETRNTQAVLDGDLDKFIEASLKAGL, encoded by the exons ATGTTTGAAATTAACCCGGTAAAAAACCGAATTCAGGACCTGTCCGAGCGGACTGCGGTTCTTAGGGGGTATCTT GACTATGATGCCAAGAAGGAACGCCTAGAAGAGGTCAACGCCGAGCTGGAGCAGCCGGACGTTTGGAACGAGCCGGAACGCGCGCAGGCGCTCGGCAAAGAGCGCGCCGCGCTGGAAGCCATCGTTGAAACCATCGATCAGTTGGAGCAGGGCGGCGAAGACGTCGGCGGGCTGCTGGAACTGGCGGTGGAAGCCGACGATGAAGAGACCTTCAACGAAGCGGTCGCCGAACTGGATCAACTGATGAGCAAGCTGGATCAGTTGGAATTCCGCCGCATGTTCTCCGGTGAATACGACAGCGCGGACTGCTACCTGGATATCCAGGCCGGTTCCGGCGGCACCGAAGCGCAGGACTGGGCCAGCATGCTGCTGCGCATGTACCTGCGTTGGGCCGAAGCCAAGGGCTTCAAGACTGAAGTGATCGAAGAGTCCGACGGCGACGTCGCGGGCCTGAAATCGGCCACCATCAAGATCATCGGCGACTACGCGTTCGGCTGGTTGCGCACTGAAACCGGCGTTCACCGCCTGGTGCGCAAGAGCCCGTTCGACTCCGGCGGCCGTCGTCACACCTCGTTCAGTTCGGTGTTCATCTACCCGGAAGTCGACGACGATATCGATATCGAAATCAACCCGGCGGATCTGCGTATCGACGTGTATCGCGCCTCCGGTGCGGGTGGTCAGCACGTCAACAAAACCGAATCCGCCGTACGTATTACTCACCTGCCAACCAACATCGTGGTGCAGTGCCAGAACGATCGTTCTCAGCATAAGAACAAGGATCAAGCGTTTAAACAGCTGCGAGCCAAGCTGTACGAGTTTGAGATGCAAAAGAAAAATGCTGATAAGCAGACGATGGAAGACAACAAGTCCGACATCGGCTGGGGCAGCCAAATCCGTTCTTACGTGCTGGATGACTCCCGCATCAAGGATTTGCGCACCAACGTCGAAACGCGTAACACGCAGGCCGTACTGGATGGCGACCTGGATAAATTCATTGAGGCAAGTTTGAAAGCCGGGTTATGA
- the recJ gene encoding single-stranded-DNA-specific exonuclease RecJ, translating into MSIKTQLRRRPAADDTHLPASLPPLLRRLYALRGVQGEHELERGVKGMLPWQQLDGIDDAVSLLQQALADGRRIMVVGDFDADGATSTALTVLALRSMGGAAVDYLVPNRFEDGYGLSPEVVDQAAARGAELIVTVDNGISSHAGVDVAHAKGMQVLVTDHHLPGETLPAAEAIVNPNLRGCAFPSKSLAGVGVAFYLMLALRARLRDSGWFEQRALAMPNLAELLDLVALGTVADVVPLDANNRILVYQGLNRIRAGKCRPGIRALLEVANRDARQLAANDLGFALGPRLNAAGRLDDMSIGVALLLSDDIAQARMLANDLDALNQTRREIEQGMQVEALQLCDQLERTSTELPYGLAMYHPEWHQGVVGILASRIKERFHRPVIAFAPAGDGILKGSGRSVPGLHMRDALERLDMLNPGLMMKFGGHAMAAGLSLEEDKFDEFRQRFGDLVGEWLDPAMLEGVIWSDGELAMQELSLTTAELLREGGPWGQAFPEPTFDGKFRILQQRLVGEKHLKLMVEPLGGGPLLDGIAFNVDTTLWPDSSVREVELAYKLDVNEFRGNRNVQLLIQHLWPR; encoded by the coding sequence GTGAGTATCAAAACGCAACTACGTCGCCGCCCGGCGGCGGACGACACGCATCTGCCCGCCAGTTTGCCGCCGCTGCTGCGCCGGCTGTACGCCCTGCGCGGCGTGCAGGGTGAGCATGAGCTGGAGCGCGGCGTCAAGGGCATGCTGCCCTGGCAACAGCTGGACGGCATCGACGACGCCGTCAGCCTGCTGCAACAGGCGCTGGCCGACGGTCGCCGCATCATGGTGGTGGGCGATTTCGACGCTGACGGTGCCACCAGTACCGCGCTGACGGTGCTGGCGCTGCGCAGCATGGGCGGCGCAGCTGTTGACTACCTGGTGCCTAACCGCTTTGAAGACGGCTACGGCCTGAGCCCCGAAGTGGTGGACCAGGCGGCGGCGCGCGGCGCGGAGCTGATCGTCACCGTCGATAACGGCATCTCCTCCCACGCCGGCGTCGATGTGGCGCACGCCAAGGGCATGCAGGTGCTGGTGACCGATCACCACCTGCCGGGGGAGACCCTGCCGGCGGCCGAAGCGATCGTCAATCCTAATCTGCGCGGCTGCGCCTTCCCGTCCAAATCGCTGGCTGGGGTGGGCGTCGCGTTCTACCTGATGCTGGCGCTGCGCGCTCGCCTGCGTGACAGCGGCTGGTTCGAGCAGCGCGCTCTGGCGATGCCCAATCTGGCGGAACTGCTGGATTTGGTGGCGCTCGGCACCGTGGCCGACGTGGTGCCGCTGGACGCCAACAACCGCATTCTGGTGTATCAGGGGTTAAACCGCATCCGCGCCGGCAAATGCCGTCCGGGCATCCGCGCGCTACTTGAAGTGGCCAACCGCGACGCTCGCCAACTGGCGGCCAACGATCTCGGTTTCGCCCTCGGCCCGCGTCTCAACGCCGCCGGTAGGCTGGACGATATGTCGATCGGCGTGGCGCTGCTGCTGAGCGACGACATCGCGCAGGCGCGCATGTTGGCCAACGATCTCGACGCGTTGAACCAGACGCGACGCGAGATAGAGCAGGGCATGCAGGTGGAAGCCCTGCAGCTGTGCGACCAGTTGGAGCGCACCAGTACCGAGCTGCCTTACGGGCTGGCGATGTATCACCCGGAATGGCACCAGGGCGTGGTGGGTATCCTCGCTTCACGTATCAAAGAGCGTTTCCACCGTCCGGTGATCGCGTTTGCGCCGGCGGGCGACGGCATCCTGAAAGGCTCCGGCCGCTCGGTGCCCGGCCTGCACATGCGCGACGCGCTGGAGCGGCTGGATATGCTTAACCCCGGCCTGATGATGAAGTTCGGTGGTCACGCGATGGCGGCCGGGCTGTCGCTGGAAGAGGACAAGTTTGACGAGTTCCGTCAACGCTTCGGCGATCTGGTAGGGGAATGGCTCGATCCGGCGATGTTGGAAGGCGTGATCTGGTCCGACGGTGAACTGGCGATGCAGGAGCTGTCGCTGACGACGGCGGAGCTGCTGCGCGAGGGCGGCCCGTGGGGGCAGGCGTTCCCGGAACCGACTTTCGACGGCAAGTTCCGCATTCTGCAGCAGCGGCTGGTGGGCGAGAAACACCTGAAGCTGATGGTGGAACCGCTCGGTGGCGGCCCGCTGCTCGACGGCATCGCGTTCAACGTGGACACCACGCTGTGGCCGGACAGCAGCGTGCGCGAGGTCGAACTGGCCTACAAGCTCGACGTCAACGAGTTTCGCGGCAACCGCAACGTGCAGCTGCTGATTCAGCATCTTTGGCCGCGCTAA
- the dsbC gene encoding bifunctional protein-disulfide isomerase/oxidoreductase DsbC, which produces MKKGLMLLSLLVASVTGAAHADDAAIKKALASLGIQQADVQPSPVNGLKTVLTDSGVLYASEDGKHILQGPLFDVSGKEPVNVTNQLLSSKMEALKDQMIVYKAPKEKHVITVFTDITCGYCHKLHQQMKEYNDLGITVRYLAFPRQGLASQAEKDMKSIWCTADKAKAFDAAMKGDAISPATCKTDISKHYELGVQFGIQGTPAIILENGMMIPGYQGPKEMAAMLDAHQAATKAGG; this is translated from the coding sequence ATGAAAAAAGGTTTAATGCTGCTCTCTCTGCTGGTGGCTTCGGTGACCGGTGCAGCCCATGCCGATGACGCGGCGATCAAAAAAGCGCTGGCCAGCCTGGGCATCCAACAGGCGGATGTGCAGCCTTCGCCGGTCAACGGCCTGAAAACGGTGCTGACCGACAGCGGCGTGCTGTACGCCTCCGAAGACGGCAAGCACATTCTGCAGGGCCCGCTGTTTGACGTTAGCGGTAAAGAGCCGGTCAACGTGACCAACCAACTGCTGAGCAGCAAGATGGAAGCGCTGAAAGATCAGATGATCGTCTACAAGGCGCCGAAAGAGAAACACGTGATCACCGTGTTCACCGATATCACCTGCGGTTACTGCCATAAGCTGCACCAGCAGATGAAAGAGTACAACGATCTGGGCATCACCGTGCGTTACCTGGCGTTCCCGCGTCAGGGGCTGGCTTCCCAGGCTGAGAAAGACATGAAGTCCATCTGGTGCACCGCCGACAAAGCCAAGGCGTTCGACGCTGCCATGAAGGGCGACGCTATCTCCCCGGCAACCTGCAAAACTGACATCAGCAAGCATTACGAGCTGGGCGTGCAGTTCGGCATTCAGGGCACGCCGGCGATCATTCTGGAAAACGGCATGATGATCCCAGGCTATCAGGGGCCGAAAGAGATGGCCGCCATGCTGGACGCGCACCAGGCCGCCACCAAAGCCGGTGGTTAA
- the xerD gene encoding site-specific tyrosine recombinase XerD: MQQQDNALIEQFLDALWLERNLAENTLASYRLDLQALGTWLGQQNTALLQAQALDLQAFLAERVEGGYKATSSARLLSAMRRLFQYLYREKLRADDPTAQLASPKLPQRLPKDLSEAQVDALLQAPCVDQPLELRDKAMLEVLYATGLRVSELVGLSISDVSLRQGVVRVIGKGNKERLVPLGEEAVYWIENYLEHGRPWLVNGQTLDVLFPSSRCQQMTRQTFWHRIKHYAILAGIDSERLSPHVLRHAFATHLLNHGADLRVVQMLLGHSDLSTTQIYTHVATERLKQLHQQHHPRA; this comes from the coding sequence GTGCAACAGCAAGACAATGCGCTGATTGAACAATTCCTGGATGCGCTGTGGCTTGAGCGTAATCTGGCGGAAAATACGCTGGCCTCCTACCGGCTGGATTTGCAGGCCCTGGGCACCTGGCTTGGCCAGCAAAACACCGCCTTGCTGCAGGCGCAGGCGTTGGATCTGCAGGCTTTTCTCGCCGAACGAGTGGAGGGCGGTTACAAGGCCACCAGCTCCGCGCGTTTGCTGAGCGCCATGCGCCGCCTGTTTCAGTACCTGTACCGCGAAAAGCTGCGCGCCGACGATCCCACCGCGCAACTGGCGTCCCCCAAACTGCCGCAGCGTTTGCCGAAGGATCTGAGCGAGGCGCAGGTCGATGCGCTGTTGCAGGCGCCTTGCGTCGATCAGCCGCTGGAGCTGCGTGACAAGGCGATGCTTGAAGTGTTGTACGCCACCGGGCTGCGGGTTTCCGAGCTGGTGGGGCTGAGCATCAGCGACGTCAGCCTGCGCCAGGGCGTGGTGCGGGTGATCGGCAAGGGCAACAAGGAGCGGCTGGTGCCGCTGGGCGAAGAAGCGGTCTACTGGATTGAAAATTATCTGGAACATGGCCGCCCATGGCTGGTCAACGGCCAGACGCTGGACGTGCTGTTCCCCAGCTCCCGCTGCCAGCAAATGACCCGACAGACGTTCTGGCATCGCATCAAACACTATGCCATCCTTGCGGGCATCGACAGCGAACGTCTGTCGCCGCACGTGTTGCGGCACGCGTTTGCCACCCATTTGCTGAACCATGGGGCCGATCTCCGTGTCGTACAGATGTTGTTAGGGCACAGCGATCTCTCGACCACGCAAATTTATACTCATGTAGCGACCGAACGACTGAAACAGCTACATCAACAGCATCACCCGCGCGCCTGA
- the fldB gene encoding flavodoxin FldB, translating into MKIGLFYGSSTCYTEMAAEKIREILGEDLVDLHNLKDVSPKLMEDYSILILGIPTWDFGELQEDWEAIWPQLPALDLQGKIVAMYGMGDQLGYGEWFLDALGMLHDQLAPLGVQFVGFWPTDGFEFTSPKPLSADGKHFVGLALDEVNQYDLSEERLQQWCEQILLEMEPLL; encoded by the coding sequence ATGAAGATTGGTCTGTTTTACGGCTCCAGCACCTGCTACACCGAGATGGCGGCAGAAAAAATCCGTGAGATTCTGGGTGAAGACCTGGTCGACCTGCACAACCTGAAAGACGTCTCTCCCAAGCTGATGGAGGACTATTCCATTCTGATCCTCGGTATCCCGACCTGGGATTTCGGCGAACTGCAGGAAGACTGGGAAGCGATCTGGCCGCAGCTGCCGGCGCTGGATCTGCAAGGCAAGATCGTCGCCATGTACGGCATGGGCGATCAGCTCGGTTACGGTGAGTGGTTCCTTGACGCACTCGGCATGCTGCACGATCAGCTCGCACCGCTGGGCGTGCAGTTCGTCGGCTTCTGGCCGACCGACGGTTTCGAATTCACCAGCCCCAAACCGCTGAGCGCCGACGGCAAACATTTCGTCGGCCTGGCGCTCGATGAGGTTAACCAATACGATCTGAGCGAAGAGCGTCTGCAGCAATGGTGCGAGCAGATCCTGTTGGAAATGGAGCCGCTGCTGTAA
- a CDS encoding protein YgfX produces MAQWRCDIRISWRTQLFSLLTHGVLILLILISPWPEGLGPLWLVLLTLVVFQCIRSQKRIAAVQGELRLLADRRFSWHGREWRLAKKPWMPGYGMLLTLQPTEGKKRRRLWLASDCMSKEEWRHLRQLLLYPPAGDGEPE; encoded by the coding sequence GTGGCCCAGTGGCGATGTGATATCCGCATTTCCTGGCGCACTCAGCTGTTTTCACTGTTGACCCACGGCGTTCTGATCCTGCTGATCCTGATTTCGCCTTGGCCGGAAGGCTTGGGCCCGCTTTGGCTGGTGCTGTTGACGCTGGTGGTGTTTCAGTGCATTCGCAGCCAGAAGCGCATCGCCGCAGTGCAGGGCGAGCTGCGGTTGCTGGCGGACCGGCGCTTCAGCTGGCACGGCCGCGAGTGGCGGCTGGCGAAAAAACCGTGGATGCCGGGCTATGGCATGCTGCTGACGCTGCAGCCGACGGAGGGCAAAAAGCGCCGCCGGCTGTGGCTGGCTTCCGACTGCATGAGCAAAGAGGAGTGGCGCCATCTGCGGCAGCTGTTGCTTTATCCGCCGGCGGGTGACGGCGAACCAGAGTGA
- the sdhE gene encoding FAD assembly factor SdhE, whose amino-acid sequence MDINNKARIHWACRRGMRELDISIMPFFEYEYDSLNDADKALFIRLLECDDPDLFNWLMNHGAPQDSELQRMVTLIQTRNKDRGPVAM is encoded by the coding sequence ATGGATATTAACAACAAAGCACGTATTCACTGGGCTTGCCGTCGTGGCATGCGCGAGCTGGACATCTCCATCATGCCGTTCTTCGAATACGAATACGACAGCCTGAATGACGCGGACAAGGCGTTGTTCATCCGCCTGCTGGAGTGCGACGATCCCGATTTGTTCAACTGGCTGATGAATCATGGCGCGCCGCAGGACAGCGAGCTGCAGAGAATGGTGACCCTGATCCAAACGCGAAATAAAGACCGTGGCCCAGTGGCGATGTGA